A genomic region of Actinomycetota bacterium contains the following coding sequences:
- a CDS encoding NlpC/P60 family protein, with translation MAATTAKVATHRRRGAYESSTSVPPCPLGPGPRKWFITPGPSQLTRRPGSKVESSFGVFLLPKCDVRHRFRGRARRTFFWRCLLSGARLPQVAVPFVRFPGIGRVARLRAMRCRSLPAFVIAAIAVGAVCGFPAATVASPLDDARAEAARVEQQLETQGQHVSELDERYNQARLAAEGAEAELARADGALDESGDRLARARAQLVTHATVAYIHGGSAPVLDQLVRTPGQDLGVRRRYLQTALDVADRAVDRVRTAQRDLSRHKDALARARDVSRGAADRLAADRDAAAAAASVQQATLGRVRHEVSRLIAEDEAKAAAAAARRVRLAAATLAAAAAKRPVARPTPGASGAPAAPHPPVVGGGSPAAGAGLAVAEAARQLGKPYEWAGAGPDSFDCSGLTMWAWRAAGVQLSHSAEYQFSETHRVELTDLRPGDLVFFGDPIHHVGIYVGGDTMIEAPHTGAVVRYATIWRADLIVAGRP, from the coding sequence ATGGCCGCCACGACTGCGAAGGTGGCAACCCACCGACGACGCGGCGCATACGAATCCAGCACGAGTGTCCCCCCGTGTCCGTTGGGGCCTGGGCCCCGCAAATGGTTCATAACACCCGGGCCGTCACAACTCACGCGGCGCCCAGGCTCCAAGGTCGAGTCAAGTTTCGGGGTGTTTCTACTCCCAAAGTGTGACGTGCGCCATAGGTTCCGCGGTCGCGCCCGGCGCACTTTTTTCTGGCGGTGCCTGCTCAGCGGGGCCCGGTTGCCTCAAGTCGCTGTGCCTTTCGTCCGATTCCCGGGCATTGGGCGCGTTGCCCGACTTCGTGCCATGCGCTGCCGCTCCCTCCCCGCCTTCGTCATCGCCGCCATCGCCGTGGGTGCGGTGTGCGGGTTCCCCGCAGCGACCGTCGCGTCACCGCTCGACGACGCGCGCGCGGAAGCCGCCCGGGTCGAGCAGCAGCTCGAGACGCAGGGGCAGCACGTGAGCGAGCTCGACGAGCGGTACAACCAGGCGCGGCTGGCCGCGGAGGGCGCGGAGGCCGAGCTGGCCCGCGCCGATGGCGCGCTCGACGAGTCGGGCGACCGGCTGGCTCGGGCGCGGGCGCAGCTGGTGACGCACGCGACCGTCGCGTACATCCACGGCGGCTCGGCCCCTGTGCTCGACCAGCTCGTCCGCACGCCCGGCCAAGATCTCGGCGTACGTCGGCGCTACCTCCAGACCGCGCTCGACGTCGCGGATCGGGCCGTCGACAGGGTGCGGACGGCGCAACGCGACCTGAGCCGGCACAAGGACGCGCTCGCCCGGGCGCGCGACGTCAGCCGCGGGGCGGCGGATCGCCTCGCCGCCGACCGTGACGCAGCCGCGGCCGCCGCGTCCGTCCAGCAGGCGACACTCGGTCGCGTGCGGCACGAGGTGAGCCGCCTGATCGCAGAGGACGAGGCGAAGGCCGCGGCCGCGGCTGCCCGACGGGTGCGTCTGGCCGCGGCGACACTCGCCGCCGCCGCGGCGAAGCGTCCGGTGGCCCGGCCGACCCCCGGCGCGTCGGGCGCGCCGGCCGCGCCGCACCCACCCGTCGTCGGTGGCGGATCGCCGGCTGCCGGGGCCGGCCTCGCCGTGGCGGAGGCCGCGCGGCAGCTGGGCAAGCCTTACGAGTGGGCGGGGGCGGGGCCCGACAGCTTCGACTGCTCGGGGCTCACGATGTGGGCCTGGCGCGCCGCCGGGGTCCAGCTCTCCCATTCGGCGGAGTACCAGTTCAGCGAGACCCATCGCGTCGAGTTGACCGACCTCCGGCCCGGCGACCTCGTGTTCTTCGGGGACCCCATCCACCACGTCGGGATCTACGTCGGCGGGGACACGATGATCGAGGCGCCTCACACCGGGGCGGTGGTGCGCTACGCCACCATCTGGCGTGCCGACTTGATCGTGGCGGGTCGCCCCTAA
- a CDS encoding ABC transporter permease, which translates to MSTVVKKLIQLVVVLFFVTFFSFSLLKLIPGDPVDTLKPFATPEQKATIRAELGLDKPFFTQYYNWLKGFVKGDPGRDYSTGEPVKVGIGKALPVTLQLVFYAQIIALVVALPLGILTAYRAGSWFDKITNTSAFGLLALPGFVLGLILIYYLGVQWKILPTQQYVPFGENVGEHFKHMILPAVSLAVGQVAIYMRLLRSDMIQTLQEDFITMAKAKGLTNRRILLRHALRPSSFSLLTVAALNVGALIGGAVIIEAVFQLPGLGLKLVQAVATRQYVALQAYVAIIAVAYVAFNALVDILYVVLDPRIRHARAVA; encoded by the coding sequence ATGAGTACCGTCGTGAAGAAGCTCATCCAGCTCGTGGTGGTGCTCTTCTTCGTCACGTTCTTCTCGTTCTCGCTGCTGAAGCTGATACCCGGCGACCCCGTCGACACGCTCAAGCCGTTCGCCACCCCCGAGCAGAAGGCGACCATCCGCGCCGAGCTCGGTCTCGACAAGCCCTTCTTCACCCAGTACTACAACTGGCTGAAGGGCTTCGTGAAAGGCGATCCCGGACGCGACTACAGCACCGGAGAGCCGGTCAAGGTCGGGATCGGCAAGGCGCTCCCTGTCACGCTGCAGCTCGTCTTCTACGCCCAGATCATCGCCCTGGTCGTCGCGCTCCCGCTCGGGATCCTCACCGCGTACAGAGCAGGGAGCTGGTTCGACAAGATCACCAACACGAGCGCGTTCGGGCTGCTCGCCCTGCCCGGCTTCGTCCTGGGGTTGATCCTCATCTACTACCTGGGTGTGCAGTGGAAGATACTGCCCACCCAGCAGTACGTGCCGTTCGGTGAGAACGTCGGCGAGCACTTCAAGCACATGATTCTGCCCGCGGTCAGCCTGGCCGTCGGCCAGGTCGCGATCTACATGCGGCTCCTGCGCAGCGACATGATCCAGACGCTGCAGGAGGACTTCATCACGATGGCCAAGGCCAAGGGCCTGACCAATCGGCGCATCCTCCTGCGCCACGCGCTGCGACCGTCGAGCTTCTCGCTCCTCACCGTCGCCGCCCTCAACGTCGGTGCGCTGATCGGCGGCGCGGTGATCATCGAGGCGGTCTTCCAGCTCCCGGGCCTGGGGCTCAAGCTGGTGCAGGCCGTCGCCACCCGCCAGTACGTCGCGCTGCAGGCCTACGTCGCCATCATCGCGGTGGCGTATGTGGCGTTCAACGCCCTCGTCGACATCCTGTACGTCGTGCTCGACCCGAGGATCCGCCATGCCCGAGCCGTTGCCTGA
- a CDS encoding ABC transporter substrate-binding protein — protein MNHLRGPGPNGHGGTLVLDSYAPRRRWVATFAVVAAMALVVSSCSSSDNKKATGTKATTPSGEGTPKRGGSLVYGLEAETLGGWCPQSAQLAAGGIQVASAIYDTLTAPNDKGEYVPYLAKSVDHNADYTQWTIVLRDGIQFHNGEPFNADAVKMNLDGYLSGILFGLVFADVNSVTVTGPMSVQITTRVPWVALPAFLWSTGRLGMAAPAQIRDKANCASNLIGTGPFMKKEWTPNDKFVAVRNPNYWQKDENGVQLPYLDEITFRPQPDVSQLVNGLKGGQFDLIHLTDGKSIDLLRKEVKSGTLKMTESTRSAEISHTMLNNSKPPFDNINARLAVIYATNADELNRVHEASVNKLAKQPYAPETLGYQADPGWPKFDLAKAKDYVAKYKQETGKDLSFDLATTPDPATQALAATAKSQLAKAGISVNIPTATEQSQYINQAIAGNYQAILWRNFPGGDPDTLYVWWHSKAWNKDTKAFDKPNLVNFGRINDPEIDKALEAGRSETDPAKRRADYQAIGKRFAEGGYNVWTWYTTWGFASKTDVNGVEGPKLPNGDKRGLPIASVQPVVGLWRG, from the coding sequence ATGAACCATTTGCGGGGCCCAGGCCCCAACGGACACGGGGGGACACTCGTGCTGGATTCGTATGCGCCGCGTCGTCGGTGGGTTGCCACCTTCGCAGTCGTGGCGGCCATGGCCCTCGTCGTGTCGTCCTGCAGCAGCAGCGACAACAAGAAGGCGACGGGCACCAAAGCCACGACGCCGTCCGGCGAGGGCACGCCCAAGCGCGGCGGCTCGCTCGTCTACGGGCTGGAGGCCGAGACCCTCGGCGGCTGGTGCCCCCAGTCCGCCCAGCTGGCGGCCGGTGGCATCCAGGTCGCGAGCGCGATCTACGACACACTCACCGCTCCGAACGACAAGGGCGAGTACGTCCCCTATCTGGCCAAGTCGGTCGACCACAACGCCGACTACACGCAATGGACGATCGTCCTGCGTGACGGCATCCAGTTCCACAACGGCGAGCCGTTCAACGCCGACGCGGTGAAGATGAACCTCGACGGCTACCTCAGCGGCATCCTGTTCGGCCTGGTGTTCGCCGACGTCAACAGCGTCACGGTCACCGGCCCGATGAGCGTGCAGATCACCACCCGCGTCCCGTGGGTGGCGCTCCCGGCGTTCCTCTGGTCGACCGGCCGGCTCGGCATGGCGGCGCCGGCACAGATCAGGGACAAGGCGAATTGCGCCTCGAACCTGATCGGGACGGGCCCGTTCATGAAGAAGGAGTGGACGCCCAACGACAAGTTCGTCGCGGTCAGGAACCCCAACTACTGGCAGAAGGACGAGAACGGCGTCCAGCTTCCGTACCTCGACGAGATCACGTTCCGGCCCCAGCCCGATGTCTCGCAGCTCGTGAACGGGCTCAAGGGCGGCCAGTTCGATCTGATCCACCTCACTGACGGCAAGTCGATCGACCTTCTGCGCAAGGAGGTCAAGAGCGGCACGCTCAAGATGACCGAGTCGACCCGCTCGGCCGAGATCTCACACACCATGCTGAACAACTCGAAGCCGCCGTTCGACAACATCAACGCCCGGCTCGCGGTCATCTACGCGACGAACGCCGACGAGCTCAACCGGGTGCACGAGGCCAGCGTCAACAAGCTCGCGAAGCAGCCCTACGCCCCGGAGACCTTGGGCTACCAAGCCGACCCGGGCTGGCCCAAGTTCGACCTGGCCAAGGCGAAGGACTACGTCGCCAAGTACAAGCAGGAGACCGGCAAGGACCTGAGCTTCGACCTGGCGACCACGCCCGATCCCGCGACCCAGGCGCTGGCCGCCACGGCCAAGTCGCAGCTGGCCAAGGCGGGCATCAGCGTCAACATCCCGACCGCCACCGAGCAGAGCCAGTACATCAACCAGGCGATCGCCGGGAACTACCAGGCCATCCTCTGGCGCAACTTCCCGGGCGGCGACCCCGACACGCTCTACGTGTGGTGGCACAGCAAGGCCTGGAACAAGGACACGAAGGCATTCGACAAGCCGAACCTTGTGAACTTCGGCCGCATCAACGACCCCGAGATCGACAAGGCGCTCGAGGCGGGCCGCTCCGAGACCGACCCGGCCAAGCGCAGGGCGGACTACCAGGCCATCGGCAAGCGGTTCGCCGAGGGCGGTTACAACGTGTGGACCTGGTACACCACCTGGGGGTTCGCGTCGAAGACCGACGTCAACGGCGTCGAAGGCCCGAAGCTTCCGAACGGTGACAAGCGGGGCCTGCCCATCGCGAGCGTGCAGCCCGTCGTCGGACTGTGGCGCGGGTAG